In the genome of Nitratireductor sp. GISD-1A_MAKvit, the window CAGCGTGAGCAGCGCTCCCTGACGCCGGATCCCGGCGGCCGGCCATTCAAGACTTCCCGTTCCAACGGAGCATATCCATGCCCACTGCAGCCCTTCGGCGGCCGGCACTCAACGTGTCTGTCGGACCCTATCTGGCGGCTGGCCTTGTCGTTCTTTTTCTCGGCGCGTTTCTTGTCGTGCCGGTGCTGAAAGTCATCCAGGTCGCGTTTCAGGACCCGGCCACAGGCGGTTTCACGCTGGTGAACTTTCAGGACTTTTTCGCCAGCACCTTGTTTCGCCAGTCCTTCTACAATTCCGTCTATGTGGCGGGCATGTCGGTTGTGATCGCCTCGGCCATCGCCCTGCCGCTTGCCTATTTCACCACACGCTTCAACTTCTCCGGGTCGGTCATCATCCAGACCCTGGCCTTCGTGCCGCTCATCATGCCGCCCTTCATTGGTGCGGTGGCGATGCAGCTTCTGTTCGGAGCCAATGGCAGCGTGAACCTCATCCTGCGCGACTATTTCGGCATCACGGTCCCTTTCATGAAGGGGCTGAACGGTGTGATCTTCGTGCAGAGCCTGCACTATTTCCCCTTCATCCTGATCAATCTGTCGGCCAGCCTGCGCAATATCGACCGCTCCATGGAAGAAGCAGCCCAGATGCTCGGCTCCAGCGGCGTGCGCATGTTCCGGCGCATCGTCTTTCCGCTGGCCATGCCCGGCTATATCGCCGGTGCCTCACTGGTCTTCGTCAAGGTGTTCGACGATCTGGGCACGCCGCTGCTCCTCAACGTCAACACCATGCTCGCCCCGCAGGCCTATCTGCGCATTTCCTCGGTCGGCATCTCCGATCCGATGGGCTATGTGATCTCCTGCATTCTGATCGTTTTCTCGATCTTCGCCATGTGGGTTTCGTTCCTCGGCATGCGCGGCAAGGATTATTCGACCACACAGAAGGGTGGCGGGGGCCTTTCCAAACGCGATCTTTCGCGGCGCGAGGCGGTGCTGTGCTACATCGTCGTGCTCCTCATCCTCGCGCTCGTTCTGGCGCCGCATCTGGGGCTTCTGCTTCTGTCTTTCGGCACGGTCTGGTCCTTCGGCGTCCTGCCTGATGGCTTTACGGTGGCGCACTACGAGACCGCCCTTACCTCGGCCTGGGGCTTCATCCAGAACACGCTGCTTTACGCCGGGCTCGCAGGTCTGATCGACATCATCATCGGCACGGCGATCGCCTATCTGGTGCTGCGCACCAACATCATCGGGCGCAAATGGCTGGACTACATGGCCGTCTCAGCACTTGCCGTTCCCGGTGTCGTGCTCGGAATTGGCTATCTGCGCGTGTTCTATGGTGTCGAAATGCCTATCACCGGCCAGCCGCTGGCGACCTGGTGGGGCATCATCGTTATCGCGCTCGCCGTGCGTCGTCTGCCCTATGCGCTGCGCTCCTGCACTGCCGCGCTTCAGCAGATTTCACCGTCGCTTGAAGAAGCCGCTGAAAACCTCGGGGCCTCGAAGCTGCGCACGGTTCGCCGTGTGGTCGTGCCGCTTATGGTCAGCGGTCTGGTCGCCGGTTTCGTGACAAGCTTTGCCACCGCAGCCGTAGAGCTTTCGGCGACGATCATGCTGGTGGCCAGCGAGAAAGACGCACCACTCGCCTACGGGCTTTACCTCTTCATGCAATCGGCCGCAGGCCGTGGCCCCGGTGCAGCCCTTGGCATCATGGCGGTGATCATCGTCGGTCTGGCGACCTACCTGTCGCATCGTCTGGTCGAGAACACGCGCCGCAGCCAGGCCGCGGTCGCCACCCAGGGGGGAGAACATTGAGATGAACATGCCCATGAAATCCGCAACCACGCACCCATCACCGCAGCCCATGAAAACCGGCGGGGTGGAGCCCGTCGAGATCGACATTCGCAATGTGTCCCTTTCCTTCGGTTCGACGGAAGTGCTCAGGGGCATCGATCTGAAGATCGAACCCGGCGAATTCTTCGCCTTTCTAGGCCCTTCGGGGTCAGGCAAGTCCACGCTTCTGCGCGCAATAGCCGGCTTCGGCCCCACGCCAAAAGGCGAAATCCTGCTCGGTGGGCAGGATGTGGTCGGCATGGCACCATGGAAGCGCAATGTCGGCATGGTGTTTCAAAGCTATGCGCTCTGGCCACACATGAGCGTCGCGCGCAACGTCGCCTTCGGCCTCGATGAAAGACGCGTGCCGAAAGCCGAAACGGAAAAGCGCGTGAAGGCGGCATTGGAAATGGTCGGCATGAGCCAGTATTCCGAGCGCTATCCCTCGCAGCTTTCAGGTGGTCAGCAGCAGCGCGTTGCACTGGCCCGCACCATCGTGGTGGAACCGAGCGTTCTGCTTCTCGATGAACCGCTGTCCAATCTCGACGCCAATCTGCGCGTGCAGATGCGGCAGGATCTCCTGAAACTGCAAAGGCGGCTTGGCATCACGACCATTTTCGTGACCCATGATCAGGAAGAAGCAAACACGATCTGCGACCGCATCGCTGTCATGGCAGACGGGGTGGTGCAGCAGGTTGGCAGGCCCGACGACGTGTATGACACACCGGCCAATGCCTTCGTGGCCAACTTCCTTGGCACGGCCAACGTTCTCGAAGGCAGCGTCAGGCGCGAAGGAGAGGGCAATGTGTTTCTCCTGTCTTCGGGCATCATCCTGCCCTGCCCGCAGGACGCCCGACCTGGGGCCGGCAAGCTTGTCCTTCGGCCACAGAGCATCTCATTCAGCAAAAGCGAAAACGGTCTGCGCGGCACCGTTCAGTCGGCAGAGTTTCTCGGCGGTATGATCCGTTACGCAGTCGACGTTGCCGGCCAGACGCTGCTTGTCGACGAGGTTCACACAAGGGGCCATGGGCGGCGCAAAGCCGGCGAAACGGTCCATCTGACCGTGCGTCATCAGGAAGGAGTCCTGATCGATGGCTGATGACATGTTTGCCGGCGCATCGCACACGCACGCCGCAATGCAAGACACATACCCGCCGATCCTGCTCATTCGCCACGGAGAAACACAGTGGAACCGACAGGGGCCGGCTTCAGGGGCGAATGGACGCGCCCCTGACACTCAATGGCACACGGCAATGTCTTGCCGTCGCCACGGCAGTCGAGGCGCATCTTCGTTCCCTGCCCCTTGATGCACGCTTCTGGGTCAGTCCACTCGGGCGAGCCCGGCAGACGGCTTCCATTCTGGCGGATTGCTGGAACCTCGATTTCGGGCGTTTCGCCGAGGCGCCTGAGATCGTCGAGCGCGCCTATGGGCACTGGGAGGGAAGCACGCTCAGCGAAGTGAAGGCGGAGCGCCCTCAGGAGTTCGAGGCCCATTACGTCGACCCCTGGGGCTACCGGGTGCCGGGCGGCGAAAGCAAGGATGAGCTCTTCGCGCGGATAAAGGGCTGGCTTGATGGCCTGGACCGCGGTTATGCGCATGTGGTCGTGACCCATAGCGGCTGCTTTCGGGCTCTACGCGCCCTATACACGGGGGCAACGCGCGCCGTGATCGAAGCCTATCGCGAGCCGCAGACCACGGCCTTTCTGCTAAGGGCCGAGGAGGAGACCGAGATTGTCCCCTCCGCCGCACTTCTCACCACCTGTGGCGTGGCAGGAACCGGTCGTACCGTAGCGATATGAAGAAACCGGCGGCATTCCCCAATGCCGCCGGCCTTTCACGTTCCATGCGCCCGCTCACTCCGCAAAAAGCGGAGAGATCCTAGATCGCGTAGCGCTTCTCCAGCTCGTCGAAAAGCTCCTTGCGCACCATGCGCTGACGCTCGACGAAGCTCGCCACCGGACCGCCTTCGTCCATGCGTCCGGTTTCCTTGAGCTGCCCGAGTGCCAGCTGCATTCCATAGACGGCCGATTGCAGCGCCACATTGGCGTAAAGCACGAGCGAGAAGCCCATATCGCCAAGCTCATCAAGGTCGAGGATCGGCGTCTTGCCGCCGACCACCAGATTCACGAGCTGCGGCGTGCCTTTGAGTGCTGCCGGAATCCCACGCATCTCTTCCTTCGACTGCGGAGCCTCCACAAAGGTGATGTCGGCACCGTCCTCGATGAATGCCGCAGCGCGATCCAGCGCTTCATTATAGCCATCCGTGGCGCGGGCGTCGGTGCGGGCCACGATGAGGGTGTTCTCATCCTGGCGGGCGTCGACCGCTGCGCGAATGCGCGAACGGGCCTCGTCCAGCGGCACCACTTCCTTGCCGGAAAAATGCCCGCAGCGCTTCGGCGTCTTCTGGTCTTCCAGCTGCACGGCGCTCGCGCCGGCCCGCTCCAGCGTGCGGATGGTATGACGCACATTGAGCGCGTTGCCGAAACCATTGTCGGCATCCACCACGATGGGCAGTTCGGTCGCGTCGCGAATGGTGGAGGTGTGCTGCGCAATCTCGCTCAGCCCCACAAAACCCATATCCGGCATGCCGAGATAGGTGTTGGTCAGACCCGCACCCGACAGGTAGATCGCCTCGAACCCCTGATCTTCGATGACCCGCGCCGCCAGCGCATTGGCCGCGCCCGGCATGAGCACGGGATCGCCCTTGAGAATACGCTGTTTGAAGGTGCGGTTGATTTCGTGGTTCAGCATGAAACGTGTCTCTTTCTTCAGTCCTGTTGGGCAGAGGTTCGTGGTTCAGGTCAGGGAATGCAGATATGCCCGTCCATCAGACGCCGCTGGGTGCGGACGATCCGGGCGGCGCTGATCACGCCGCTTTCCTCATCGCGGGTCGCACCCACCGTGACGATGCCGCTTGGCGTTGCGATGCGCAGATTCAATGGATCGGACCCGCTGGAAAGGCAGGCAGCAACGACCGAGCCTTCGACAACCGCTGCGCAGGCAAGCGCCAGCGCACCGGTGACCGGGACAGCCCGATGCGCCTGCCCGGCAGAGATCATGCGGATCTGCAGGTCCTGATCGGCTGCCGGATGCGCGTTTCCCGACAGGTCGGTGTAATCGGCGGCAGCCCCCACCATGGCAATTTTTGGCGTGGCGATGCGGGCGGCGGCGGCGGCAGGATCGGCGCTCAGCCCCATCATCACGGAAGCCTGACGGCGAATGTCCTCCAGACGTGCCATAAGCGCGTTATCGTCATCGATCGCTGCGGGGTGCTCGCGTGTGTCACCAGCGACATCACCGGCCGCTACGAAAACCGAAGGAACGGCGGCATCGATCATCGTCACCCGGACCTTCCGGCCATCGGTGAGGATCAGCTCATGGCTTGCCAGTCCGCCGGGCAAAGCGCCCCGTCCGAACGTGTCGGTCGGATCAAGAAAATCCAGCGTAACCGGTGCGCCCGTGCCATGCACGCCGGGAATGCGTGTGTCGCCGGTCACGACAGCCGAGCCGCCCGAGACCTCGAAACGCGAGACGATCACCTTGCCCGAATTCGTGTTGTGGATGCGCACGACCGCTTCTCCGTCGCGCGGACCATCCGCCAGCCCTTCCTCATAGGCAAACGGGCCCATGGCAGAGCTCATATTGCCGCAATTGCCGCTGAAATCGACCGTATCATTGTCCACCCCGACCTGGGCGAACGTATAGTCGATATCGGCGTCCTCGCGGGTCGAAGGCCCCACGATGCACACCTTGCTCAGCGAGGAGATGCCGCCGCCCATGCCGTCGAGCTGCCGCCCATTGGGATCGGGACTCCCCATCATGCGCGCAAAGAGCTCAGGCCAGGCAGCCTCATCTTCCGGCAGATCCGCGCGCTTCAGTACCACCGCCTTGGAGGTGCCTCCGCGTATGAAAGCTGCGGGCATGCGTTTCTGGCTCATTCCACCTCCTTGGCGGTCTCGGAAAGCTGCGCTTCGAGCGCTGTCCAGCTGTTGCGTATGTGACGCCGCATCAGGAGACCGGCGACTTCCGCATCTCCATCGGCGATCGCCGTTGCGATCCGCTTGTGTTCGTTTAATGCCCTGGCCCCGCGCCCGGTCACGTTTCGATGCTTGACGCGCAGCAGCGAAAGCTGCGGATAGAGCTCGCGCGCCAGATAGCGAAGAATGATCGGATTGCCGGCCATTCGCGCAATCACCATATGGAAATCGCGATCCCCGGCACCCTGCAGATATGCGCCCTCGGGATGCGCCGCAATCTCACCGGCATGCTGATCGAGCAGATCGCCGAACAGGGCGGCCGTCTCCGGCCCGGCCCTGGCGGCGGCAAGCATGGCGGCTTCGGCTTCAAGCGCAGCGCGCACCTCGTAAAGTGCGCGCGCATCCGCACGCCCCATTTCGCGCACACGCGCGCCACTGTTGGGAACGATCGTCACGAGACCCGCTTCGCTGAGAATGTTCAGCGCCGCGCGCACCGGCCCCCGGCTGACTTCAAACCGTTCGGCCAGCGCGACCTCTCCCAGGCGCTCCCCCGAAGGAAGGCGGCCGGAAAGAATGTCTTCGCGCAATGCATCAGCCAGTCGCTCGGCGGCAAGTCCGCGAGATTTCATCACGATTGTTGACAATCTCTTCTCCTCTGGACCACCGGCCAAAATTTCAAAAAGCAGATTATTGACCGAAAAATCCTTGAAAACCGCGCTTCTGTCAATAATTTTGATTCTCTTGACACGATGAGCGTTCGGACGATAACTGTCTGGATCGACAGATTGCACTACAATCTTGCAACCAACAGCGTCAGGGAGGAAAGTCTGACCATGAAAAAATTCGCTATCGCCGCAGCCGCGCTCGGCATGTCGCTGGCGGCCGTTTTGCAGCCGGCCACCGCCAAAGCCGAAGAAAGCTGGCCGCCGCGCAAGATCACCTTCGTCGTTGCGCTTGGGCCGGGCGGGTCGGCCGACCGCACGGCACGAGCGCTCGCCCAGCGTCTTCAAGACGAGCTGGAGACCCCCATCACGGTGGTCAATCAGGAAGGTGGCGGCGGCCATGTCGGCCACACCTATTTCTCCCAGATGCCGAAAGACGGCAGCTATTTCCTGGCCACTTCGATCCATCCGTATATTTCCAACGCGATCCTGCGTTTCGATGCCGACTACACGCTTGACGATTTCGCGTTCATCAACGGCCAGTGGAACGATCACGACCTGTTCGCGGTCAACGCCGAGACGCCCTACAAGACGCTCGCCGAGTTCATGGCAGCAGCGAAGGAAGAGCCCGGCAAGCTGAAGGTTTCGGTGGTTCCCGGCTCCACCGGCGCCATCAATCTGGAGCTCGCCCTCGAAGCCTTTGGCGTCGACAAGTCCGCCGTCAACATTGTCACCTATCAGTCGGGCGGCAAGGCACGCACCGCCGTGGCAGGCGGCCAGGTCGACATGACCGTGCTTGCCGCGGATGGCACGCTTTCGATCGCCGAATATGTCCGCCCGCTGGCGCTGGCTGCCGATGAACCGAGTGAAGACTGGGACGCCCCAACACTCAACCAGGCCCTTGAGAAGAACGGTCTTGAGTCCGTCCCTGTGCTGGCCGGTTCCATGCGCGGTCTGGCCGCACATGCCGAGTTCAAGAAGAACAATCCTGAGGCCTTCCAGAAGATGGTCGATGCCTATAAGGCTGTGCTCGAAGACGAGGCGTTTGTAAAAAGCCTGAAAGAGCAGAAGATCGGCGCTGAATGGCTCGGACCGGAACGCACGACCGAGATCATCAACTCCAACTTCGAAGTTCTGAAACGCTTCGGAACTGAAGAGTAGGAATTGAAGCGGGGGCGGCAGCTCCCGCTTTCTTTCGATCCTGCAGAAGCGAGGATGGATATGACCACAAGATTTCCGGCCACGCATGCCGCCTTTATCGGCATTGTGCTTGCCATAACAGGCTTCATTCTCTGGAGTGCCGTATCCGCCTCCGCTTCACTCAACAATCTGGTGGTGGCTGCCCCGGTCGCCGCCGTGCTTCTGCTTCTCGCGCTTTTCGTCATCGCCGGCGCATTCGCCAAGCCGTCCGACGAAAGCACCAAAACCGGCATATGGGGCGATCTGCTGCTGCTCTCGGGCTTTGCCGTGTTCTGCTATTCTCTCACCCATGTGGGTTTCGACGTGGCAACCTTTGTTTTCGTCTGGGCCGGCGTGGTGATGAGTGGCGGGCGAGGGCTTTGGCAACCGCCGCTTTATGCCGCGCTCTTCACCGTGCTTCTGGTCAAGGGGTTCGGATCCCTGTTTCCATACCCGATGCTGACGCTGGTGCTTTGAGATGATCGACCATTTTGCCCTTTCACAGGCCTTCGGCCTGCTCTTCACCAGCTTCGATCCGTGGCTCTGGGTCATTCCCGGCCTTCTCATCGGCCTGATCTTCGGGTCTATCCCCGGCCTTCAGATCTCGATGGCAATGGCAGTGTTCCTGCCGGTCACATTCGGCATGGATTTCCTGCAGGCCATGCTGTTTCTCACGGCAATCTTCACCGGCGGCGCCTATGGTGGCGGGGTGACGGCGATCCTGATGAACATCCCGGGCTCGTCCTCCTCCATCGCCACCGCCTTTGATGGCTATCCCATGGCGCGGCAGGGCAAACACAATGAGGCGCTGGGCCTCGGGCTGGCCGCATCGGTCATCGGTGCCTTTGTCGGCTACGTGCTCCTGCTGCTTCTCATCAATCCGCTGGCCGCGCTGGTTCTGAAGATCGGCCCCATGGAAATGGTTGTCGTGGTTCTCTGGGGCCTCACCCTGATCGCGACACTTAATGACAGCAGCCTGTCGAAGGGTCTGCTTGCAGGCTTCTTCGGGCTGATGCTCAGCCAGATCGGCATGTCGACCACCGGCGTGATGCGCACCACTGTCGGCAATCCGCACCTGCTCGACGGCATTCCCGTCGTTCCTGCCATGATCGGTATTTTTGCCGCATCGGAGCTTCTGCGCCTGCGCGGCAGCTCCTATCTGGTGCAGGACGAAGCACAGCGCGACATTTCGTTTGGCCGCATTCTGCGCGGCGCGGGCGAAGCCTTCCGTCATCCCGGCGTCTTGATCCGCGGCAGCCTCATCGGCGCTGTGATCGGTGCCATCCCCGGCGTTGGCTCATCGGTTGCCAATCTGGTCTCGTATGGCGAAGCCAAGAGAACATCGCGAACGCCGGAAGCCTTCGGCAAGGGCGCGCCGGAGGGCGTCATCGCGGCAGAATCCGCCAACAGCAGCTCCGAAGGCGGGTCCATGACCGCGCTTCTGGCGCTTGGCATTCCCGGCGGCGCGGCAACGGCCGTGCTCCTTGCAGCCTTCTCCTTTCACAACATCATCGGCGGCCCCTCCTTCATCCGCAACCAGACCGATGTCGTCTACTCCATCATTCTGGGCAATCTGGGTCAGGTCCTGCTTCTGGCCGTGATCGGTCTCGCCATGCTGCGGGTTCTGGGCATGGTGGTGCGCGTGCCGCTCGCCTATCTCGTGCCCAGTGTTCTGGCCATGTGCGCATGGGGTGGATACGGAATCACGGGCACGATCGCAGGCCCGCTCACCGTCGCTGCCTTTGCCGGTCTCGGCTGGCTCATGCGCCGTCACGACTATCCGGTCGCCGCCACTGTCATCGGCCTGCTTCTCGGTCGCATGATGGAAGGCGAGCTGGTGCGCACCCTGCAGATCTCCAACAACCAGCCGCTGAACTACCTGCTCGAACGCCCAATGGCGCTTGGCCTTTTCGTCGTCATGCTGCTCGTTCTCGTTGGCGCTCCGCTTCTCAAGAAACTGCGCCAGCGCAAGGTACGGCAGGCCGAAGCTTGAGCATGCCAGCCTCTGCCATCGCCCGCGGCGCCGCCACCATTGGCATCGGCGCTGCCGGCGGCCTCACCTTCTTTCTGCTCAATCTCCCGCTGCCCTGGGTTCTGGGCAGCGTCACCGCCTCCGCGCTGATCACGCAGATTTCGCCATTTCGTCCGGCACTTCCGGCAAGCTGGCGCAGCTATGCCATGGTCGCCATCGGCACCATGCTCGGCACCGGCTTCACGCCGGATGTCATCGCCCGCGCCGGTACATGGACAGTCAGCCTTCTTGCCATGGCGCTGCTGTCGCTTGGTTTTGGCCTCCTTGCCTATATCGTTTTCCGGCGCTGGGGCGACATGAACCGCGAAACGGCTTTGTTCGCCGCAATGCCCGGCGGCCTCTCCGTCGTCACCATGCTGGCCGAGCAATACAAGACCGAGACGAACCGCGTGGTGCTTTGTCACACGGCGCGTCTGGTGGTGCTTCTCATTTCGGCACCGCTCCTCATCCAGTGGATTTCGGGCATCGATCTGTCTGCTGCAAACCGCACGGCATTCGAAACGCACGAGGCCCTCGACTTCAAAGAGCATGGCGCACTGGCTCTGGTTGCCATTGCAAGCTGGTATGCCGCAAAGCGCATCCGCTTCCCGTCGGTCATGCTTCTTCTTCCGCTCTTGAGCTCGGCCATTTTCCACGCAAGCGGGCTGGTCACGGTTCATGTGCCCGCACCGCTTTCCATTCTGGCGCAAATCGTGATCGGATCGGGCGTCGGTGCCCGCTTTGCCAGCTATACGCTGCGCCAGATCGCACGCGATGGCTGGCTTGCGGCCCTTGTCGGCGTGGTCATGGCCATCGGCTCACTGGCCGCGGCCTTCATCGTCGCGCCCTTTGCCGGCGGCGATGTGGCTCCGCTGTTTCTGGCTTATCTGCCAGGCGGCGCGCCCGAGCTTGGGGTCGTTGCGCTCGCGCTGATGATCGATCCTGCCATGGTGGCAGTCCATCATGTGCTGCGCGTCATTCTGATTGTCGCGTTTCTCCCCTACGCGGCGGCCCGCGTAGGGGGAAAAGCTTCACCGCCAACCGCAAATCGCGGATAGGCGAACCAGCGTTCACTCCGCCGGTGCCGTCCTCGCCACCGGCTCGGGTGTTGCCTCTAGCGAAGCCAGTTCTTCCGCCTTGGGCACCGAGAGCCACACGGCCAGCATGAAGCCCGCAGCACCGCCAAAGAGCTTGCCCAGCATCAAGGGCAGGATCATCGTCGGCTGAAAGTTCGCCGCAAATGCCAGATGGTCGCCAAAGGTAAATGCCGCACACACGGCAAAGGCAATAGCCAGCACCTTGTCGCGTGGCCGCATCTGACCGACCAGGCGGTACATGGCGAGAATGTTCGCGCTTGCCGCCAGAAGCCCCGCCGCACCTTCCGGCGAAACGCCGATGCGTGCGCCGATCACCTGCATGGGGCCAGCCAGATATTTCGTCAGCAGGTAGACCATCGGAAACGCGCCGGCGAGCATGATGCCGATATAGCCGGCAATCTCCAGGGCACGGAACTGATCCTGTTCATCGGCAATGATCGGGTCGAAACCCCAGGAGCCGAACACGGCGGAGAAAATGCCGGTGAAATATTCAACGATCGAAGCCACAAGCACCAGCGTGATGCCGGCATACATGATGCGCCCGAACCAAAGGAAACCGGTGATCATCGCATCGGGTGCGAAACGCAGCCCCAAAGCGATTGCCACGCAGAACACGATCAGGGGCAGCAGATTGCGCAGGATGTCGACCATGGTCAGCGCGATCTGATGGGTCGCCTCCGAAGTGGTGGAGACGTCGGGCCTGATGTCGAGCCCCGTCATGGCAATCAGCGTACACGCGATGAACACGCCAACCGGCACGCTCAGAATGCCCGACATGATGCCGAGCGCCATGTATTTGTGATCGGATTTTGCCAGCATCGCCAGCCCGACGGGAATGGAGAAGATGATCGTCGCGCCCGACATGTAGCCGACGACGGTCGCCATCATCCACGCATCGCGCGACTGCGCCAATGCGTCAGCCAGCTGATAGCCGCCCATGTCGACGGCGATCACCGTCGTTGCAGCGATCGACGGGTCCGCGCCGATCATCGCAAAGAGCGGTCCTGCGACTGCCCGGATGAACTCCGACAGATAGGGGATCGCGGCCATGATACCGGCCACGGGTATGAAAATCGGGCCG includes:
- the eutH gene encoding ethanolamine utilization protein EutH, with protein sequence MASIGTYVIYIIMACAVAGAIASIRNPETGLGKEFIEGLHSIGPIFIPVAGIMAAIPYLSEFIRAVAGPLFAMIGADPSIAATTVIAVDMGGYQLADALAQSRDAWMMATVVGYMSGATIIFSIPVGLAMLAKSDHKYMALGIMSGILSVPVGVFIACTLIAMTGLDIRPDVSTTSEATHQIALTMVDILRNLLPLIVFCVAIALGLRFAPDAMITGFLWFGRIMYAGITLVLVASIVEYFTGIFSAVFGSWGFDPIIADEQDQFRALEIAGYIGIMLAGAFPMVYLLTKYLAGPMQVIGARIGVSPEGAAGLLAASANILAMYRLVGQMRPRDKVLAIAFAVCAAFTFGDHLAFAANFQPTMILPLMLGKLFGGAAGFMLAVWLSVPKAEELASLEATPEPVARTAPAE